The window ctaatgtatgtaacagtgtgtgtgtgtgtgtgtgtgtgtcactgtgtgtgtgtcactgtgtgtgtgtgtgtcactgtgtgtgtgtctgtcactgtgtgtgtgtgtccctgtgtgtgtgtgtgtctgtgtgtgtgtgtgtgtccctgtgtgtgtgtgtccctgtgttccctgtgtgtgtgtccctgtgttccctgtgtgtgtgtccctgtgttccctgtgtgtgtgtgtgtccctgtgtgtcctttggcccgtcactccgcctcaggccaatgagaggtgtgcgggggcgggcgggccaagggaccaatgagatttcccctagggacaccggacatccaggcaggcatgcatgcaggcaggcaggcaaacatacagtgctttcactaatatagtataagattgcaCAGAGGCTGCACTTCAGAACAGACAAGTACGTCCACTAATTCTATAACATTGTAGCACAGATTGCACATGGATGGTAATGTAAAAGAGAACACATTTATTTAGTTCATGGTCTACATGGAGAGTGCACAGATTGCACCTAGAGAAACAGAGAAATCACTGCAGAGGCACAGATTGCACCTAGAGAGAGCACTGCACAGGCACAGAGCAGAGATTGCACTGCACaagcacagagcagagattgcgctgcacaggcacagagcagagattgcactgcacaggcacagagcagagattgcactgcacaagcacagagcagagattgCACTGCACAGGCACAGAGCAGAGATTGCACTGCACAGGCACAGAGCAGAGATTGCACTGCACAGAGCAGAGATTGCACTGCACAGGCACAGAGCAGAGATTGCACTGCACAGGCACAGAGCAGAGATTGCACTGCACAAGCACAGATATTGcaaacatgctttttttttttttttatatatatatatatatatatatatatatatatatatatataaagagaacaTACATATTTTGGCTCATAGTGCACATGGAGAGTCCCAGAGCACATATTGTGCAATTAGTGTGTTTGCAGCACAATTACCCCAGTACAGCAtctgagactttgataaataataaaaagtgcaggtatttttttttttctttcccccaaagcatttaaattagtCTTTTATATGCTCTCTGGCAGCTtctggtgacacgtcgccatggcaacacaatgGCAAATGAAGCCGTGGGGTCACACGACGTCGCGTTGCCGATGTCGCGACGCAAGAAACgcaggagaaaaggtaagggtgTGGGGTTGTTCCTAGGAACCTTGGTTGAAAACCACTTGTGTAGGAGGTGGTAGAATCAGTGCTTTGCGCAGCTCTGATTTGAATGATGGCATCTGTGTACAGTCTCTCTGCGTTCCTCCGCTGATCTGCAACTTCATCTCAGCGATTTTGTTATTCACATGGGTCAGGATGGTTAACAACTCTGTATTGCTTgcgaaaataaaaaagaaaggaTAATATGaatcaaaaatatataattatgtgACTGCAAAACATACAACAGAGGTATCGGTTCAAATGTATAGATTTTGTGGCAGTGCAGCAAATGTAAGGGTTAGAAGGTTGGACTAAAATGTATGCTTTGTTTTATGCTCGTGTGTGTGCACTTAGAAAGCAACAACGCTAAATAGATATCACTTTTCTTTGGGCGGACTAACCCCAACTGTTTTTAAGTGGGGACATcaattataatatatgtattttctgTGTACGTTACAGTGTCACAGAAGCAGTTGGGTGTTGTATGCAAGACCCCTGATAATTAGTGGAGGTGAGTCTTGGAACATTTTATGTAGCAGAGGCTGTAGCGCCTAATATGCAATCTAACACAATGGAGTATGTGTATCAAGACAAAAGTGGAGCAACTCTTGGATAAAATAGTCCCATTGAAAGCgataggatttttttctttgatacatcgtGCCATTTCTTTGTCCCACAATTGCTCCACTTTTTTGCCTTAATACATAGACCCCAAATTGTGACCCAATTCATGCACCTCTCCCAGTACTGTAGTCATTGCTTATTATGCTAAAAGCATATATATGTGAAGGTAAACACATTTGCAGCATAAGGCTCCCCCAAGCTCAATTATTGTGACCTAATCAGGGTCCCAAATGGCCCCCTGTCAATGGGACAGATTGAGTGAGTTCAGTTTTTTAACCCAATTGTCTCAATAGGATAAATAAGGCCGCACATTCCTGAATGCCTTGAGAAAGGAAAAAAACCTCAATGTATCCTATCGAACTGGCGCTGCCGCACCACTGTTGATAGTTATGTCTAACATCGCTGGTACTTACTGAAATTGGGGACTTTCCAAAGTCTGGCACAGTTGCTGAATATAAATAGTACCAGATTTTTCATGCCTCAGAGATGTATAATCTTCGACAGTGGCAAAAGCGGTTAAAAAATCCGCCATGATTGGAAGGTGGCCTTCTGCAGCATCACTAGTATATCCAGCAGCATTGTCACCTATATGATAATAGACAGGTGGCTGCATATCTTGTCCTCGGCATGCTTGAATGAAGAATACTTTGGGTTTGTTAACCAGAGATTTGCAATTCTGTCCATTAAAAGGGTCCGTTAGCTTCTTGATAGCTACCTGTGCTCCGTCTGTGCCATATACAGTTCCCACATCCCCGTGTGAGAGGACAAAGCAGAcaaagctgtctctctctgtgtgatccaGTTTGCGATATTTCTCCATTATTTCTAATATATTGTCCCCAGTCAAGTCTTTGTGCTCTTTTATTACATAGCCGCGGGCTTTAAATACATCCGTTATTGCCTCTGAAAGTGGAAAAAATAGGAGTGAGAAAACAAAGGGCGTTATTTACTCAAGTCTCCCAGTGGTAAAGAATTGCACCTGATTTATTCATGGAAAAAATCCCACTGCTTTCAATGGAAATAATTTTCTTTAATTAATACAGTGCTGTTTTTTTATACTGGTTTATCCTCAATTTTGCAGCGAATAATACTTTTTGTATATgagattttatttttacattactGTTTATCACTATACCATAAAGTACGCGACATTCAGTGGGGTAACTACATTTTTTGGGCTCCCCTGCAAAATTTTGAAAGTGCCCCCTAAACAAAAAACTTAAAATCCATTTTGTTACTACACTACAGTGTCCCCATGTGAGGGGCATTGCGAGcatccccctcctctaacccccctcctctctcccccctcctctctcccccctcctctctcccccctcctctcatcacACACCCCTCTGCTCACCCCCACctgtcccacccctcctctcacacaactcctctcacacccccctccactctcacaccactcctctcacccacctcctctcccacctcacaCTTCcttactgtctccctcccacctctcttaccaccctcacacaatcccactcctcaatcaattacacacacacacaattcctcctccccacacacacatacacaatccccccccccacacacacaatttacgcccacatgcacacacacaatttcccccccacacacacatccataatTCCCCCACATACAATTCCCCCCCTATGTCCACATAATTcccccacacaattccccccacctgtgtacatactgtatatacacatacaattcctccccccccatacgcacacacacacacacacacaaaattcctccccccttacacacacacaattctaccCCCTATACACAAACAAAATTCCtcgcccctcctcacacacacacacacaattcctcctcctctacacacacacacacacacacacacacacacacacacacacacacacacacacacacacacacacacacacacacacacacacacacacacaattctaccCCCTATACACAAACAAAATTCCtcgcccctcctcacacacacacacacacacacacaattcctcctcctctacacacacacacacacacacacacacacacacacacacacacacacacacacacactggcagctGCTAAGTACTGAGCCATGTGGGGGACAGGGAAAGAAGCAGGCGGAGGAGAAATTAATTGTTTGCAGTGAAGACCCCGCCCCCGCATTACAGAGAGCAGCGAGCATCCTTAAACTGCAGGCTGTCAGGGCCCCCTGGCGccaggccccctccccctcccacattgCGGGGTTTAAAGGCACGACAGTTACACCATTGGTGGCATTGCAGAATAAATAATAACAAGATGATCCTATAAGTGCTGTAGTTTACTGTGACTGTCTGCTAAACAATGCATTGTTGTTTTTCGTATGTCACTGAAAccgatttgtttttgtttttttaaaggatccttttttttttttttttacctgcatCTTTCTCTGTCCCTTTCCTGTCATTCAATTGAACATTGCGAGACCTGGCTTCTTCAAAATTGTAATTATTCATGATCACGAGCCAGCCATGTGGCTTCTTTTCCATCTTGTAGATCTCTGCATGCTGTTGAGAAACAGTGGAATATGCATATTACATCTTCAAGAGTCAACAGTGTTGTGTTGACTACCACATCAACTCAACGCAAAGAACAAtggcccagatacatcaagcagTGTTAAGGAAAACTGGAGATGTTGTCTCTAAAAATTAGTACATTTTTGGTCAACTTGCATGCAAGTTGATGAAAAACGTACTAATTTTTGGAGATAATATAGATAGTTTTCCTTATCTCTGCCCGTGATGGCCGCCTGTCCTACTTGCATATGCATTTACTACAATTATcaaactcccaaaaaacacacaagTACCCAGTCCATCCTTCACCTCTACAATTCATTTCAGGCTCATCTGGCAGCAAAGAAATCCATTCATTAAAACAATTTGTGTATCTCTTATGTGTGTACAGGACCAACGTGCTatgggttaacatgtgcttgtactttgtgcaACGTCAATCCCACCCACTGGTATGTTAATGAGctaagaggacacaaagaacttattcagctgcaacagattcaatctcaaccaccccagtgtacatccgcgttgccccaaaggcggacagcctttggcacagccaaagggtgtgagccgtttgctgccatttgctgatgtttgctgatgttaaagctgctctatttcaaatctgaaactcacaaaccctttatcccctgtacccaattttccaactatatctgtccatgaaatgtctgtgaattccctgtataaccctgtttttttaatgtagccatgtattttttataactctgtgcccaggacatacttgaaaacgagaggtaactcaatatattacttcctggtaaaacatttttataaataaataaacgttgTATATCACCGGTGTGTACAATATGGGCTACCTTTGGCCCCTATAAAACTTTCTTTTCTAATTGCTTTACTAGTCCCATTTCATTTTCAGGTCTTATGCCTTTTCTCACCGTCGCTGGAAGAGATTCATTCTGCTGTTTATTGAGTGGGGAGTCTTTGGCAGCACAATTTGTTGAATGTTGGGCCTTCTCTAGAGGTAAGAGATATACAAATATGAGAGCCCTCTAGTCAGTGTCGGACTTACGCAGAAGCTAACGAAGCTACAGCTTAGGGCCTCATAATATGGAGCGGCTtcgaaaatagaaaaaaatgaatgCATTTCAAATTGgatgataaataaagaagatatGACCCCAAGTATCATGTGCATTGAAAGTGACTAACTTTGTAGCTTATCATTTGAAGACATCATCAATGACTTTGCTCTCCAAAAATCacgaaagaaaatgttttaatattaaaagtaaTATGATGTGCAAGCACTGTTCATTTTAGCTGTACACCGTCATCCTTGTATATAACGATGCTAGTACCATGCTTTCATTCAAGTTCATGTTTATATTTTTCAATGGTACTGTACCATCAATCAGAATAATACATCTATTTCTAATTGTTGGGGCCTCTGAAACTTGAAATAGCTTAGCAGGCCTGGACAACTCCAGtatgaagtagggatatcctgaatacctggcctgtttgcggccctcaaggactggagttgtgcaggcctggcttaggGCCTCAGCGGGTCAAAGTCCGGCGCTGCGTAAGTATATCTTTGCTACAATATAAATAATTCATTCATACACAATGATTTTAGCCAAATGTTCACACTAAAGAGATTTGATATGAATTGAATACCTTCAACAGACATCTTTTCAAATGTAGATTCCAAGTGTGGTGCTTCACTACCTGCAGTAGAAAGAAGCATGGTTGAATtccaattttattttattatttctattTGTGAAACATTGGACATCTGTTTTTCACTTGACATCCTATGTAACATTTAAATGTATTCACTTTTTAAATATATAGTGATTCTTTATTTGTCTATGCGTTTTTCATTCACATTACTCCTAGCACCAGCTTGTAATGTTTGTAAATTGTTACACAGATAAGCACATAGATTACTATTTATTATATGAATTATATTTTTCATTGACATTGTTTCACTACACATTTTGTATTTTCAAATAAATTATCTGAGAACTAGGCTCTAATATTCTTTTCTATTAGGTACGATCAACTTGTTATTGTGATGCAATGTCCCTCCCTTAATTACAAGTCTCCCTTTATAAGAAATGCATGTGGTTAATTAGTGATTGGGTATACACTGGCATTAGATCTCACGTAATGATTGTCCCCTGATGAAGACTATGAAGGAAATGTGTTGACGTTATGCGGTCGTTACTCAAAGTCTTACGGGACATGAAGAATCCACACGTAGGATCTAGGGACAGCATTGCGCATGGCCTTGCACTGTAGAACAACTATGGACTGTGGAAATCTGCTATGTTTTACTTAATTGTAAGTTTTAGATATTCTGTATGCTGTACAAATACAATTCAtttttacttatctcctgtgcgGATTTTCCATGTTCCATTCTCTTTGTATTCAAATGTGCCTTATTTTCCGGGGGTTATTGGTTGATGCTAATTGATTGTTAGTGTcttgatgtgtgtatatatatgtggtttgtctgtcactctccccttgtatccccctgaggaaggtcccatattggaggaccgaaatgttgggtttcttgatgtaccactattttcaccaatacactttgtgaagttttctacaattgagtgctgtctcttgctttaccagactttggaacggtaacgtatgtctatattatccatatggggcaagcacctacagcctatcagcacctaaggagtgccaactgttctatttgactatatatatatatatatatatatacatacatacatacatacatacatacatacatacatacatacatacatacatacatatacatacataaatacacacacacactgtacacacactgtgTTTATGTAATAGGTGCGTTATTGTAACACACATTATTACTTTGAAAAGTAAAGGAAAGGTTCCTTTAAAGACAGTGCTTCAGCAAAATGGGGTACAATGGCAATGGTTGCTCAAAAATGTAGATAAACAGGTTAGGACAAGGTTAATTAAGTAATacagagtattggacccagtgcgtCATAAAGCAGGGAGTGATATTAAAGATTAAACTGTCTTTGGTGAGGACACATTTGTAATGCTAGAAAAGCACCTCACCAGACAAAAAatctctcttacctgcggcactgttactggtcagcaaCTCCCCTAAATCCATGAGTGGGGAGAATCAAACTCTTTTGGAAACCTTGATCCATcttgtgcgtgcatcacgctgagtAGGTAAATGTATAGAAAATTATCCAaggatagcagcggagcacagctgaaggacgggatcaacaccagcaatgagagggttaaaattcttctttattgtaacatggtgcagtgggggagacagcaacaactctaacgcgtttcaggctatgcagccctttttcaaagagtgaaatcGCGTCTCCACTACTCGCAGTTTTGAAGGGgaaaccccgcccacttttcccAGAGATGCCGTGCGGTTTTCGCGCGGATGCTATTAGCTCTCTGGTTGGTCAGAATAGACCTCCAACTGGGAGCTGGATCGGAGGGGCGTCTCTGGTAGCTGCAGATACCAGCTAGCCTTCTGTTTGGTCAGAGTTAGTCTCCAATCAGATTACTGATTTAGAGATGCATCTTTGGTGGTCAGGGTTACCCGTTCAGCTGCGGGAGTGGGGGAAATAACAGAGGGTATAACATACAATTGTGAATGACAacacaaatataaaaacaaaaatcaatgaCAACGCAATCAATTTCCTCATATGGATAGATTCAGGATATGGAATAGCCTAAGGTATATTATTGGTATACAGTGTATGGTTATATCAGAAGTATATAATTCCTTCTAGCCCTTAATTTATTTATAATCAATATGCAGGGCAAAGATTTATTCATAGAGATATTTAGTGATGAACAGTATGTTCCTATTTTTGTGCAGAACAATAAATGTCGAATCCATAGAGAATGAGTACACAAATGCAAAGAGAAGGcaacagaagaagatggaagaaataAGTAAATGAATGAGCCgggaggagggggatagggggtgggggggggaaggtgggggggggtggggggaaagtcaaggtggaggggaggggggggggggtgggtggggggttgggggggaggggggctggaaaacaagtgaaaaacggagaataaagatatactgtgaataaagaaaaacaaatcaTTGTAATAAATCATTATAATATAATCTGTATGAGATATGGAACATAAATAAATCAagtaagaaaatgttttaattcccagtcctggttcatgcccctgggtgccattgtcccaagggcataaatccagaacatctctctacGATTAAGCAGGGCTTCTCGATTGCCTCCCCTGACGTGACTCTGAATGTGTTCTAGAGCACTATATGTGAAAGATCTTAATGTTCCCAGAGGGCAGTGATTAAAGTGGCGTGCGACCGGGTATCTGTCATCACGTTTCTTGATGCTCCTGATATGTTCATTAATGCGGACTTTTAGCGGTCTTATTGTGCGGCCTACATAATTACTCCCACAGGGACAGTTAAGTAGATATATCACAAAGTTGCTGTTACATGTAAGAAATTTCTCAATGCGATAAACCTGATTGGTATATATATTCTTAATAGATTTAAGTTCCTTGGCATATCTACATGTGTTACAGTTCCCACACCTAAAGAATCCCTTTGGTGTTGTGGGGGTGGGTTTCTTGGTAGAGCAGAACAGACTAGGTGATAAATGATTCCCAATGGTCTTGGCCTTTTTAAAGACTATTTTGGGGTTAGATTTAACTAAGCTCTCTAAATCTCTATCCAATTTAAGGATAGACCAATGTTTTTGTAAGATGCACCTAATCTGTTCTGCCTGCTTGGAATAGGTGGTTATGAAGAGTGGTACCTGAGGGGTTGTATCTCTCTTGATTTTAATTACTCCTCTTTTCTTTCTAGTATTTTTGCTGTTTGTGTTTAGGAGCTCTGCTCTATCCATTTTGAGTGCGTTCTCAAATGCAACCTCTAGGTCCTTCTCTCCATAACCCCGACTCATAAATCTTTGTCTAAGTTCCTCAGCCTGAAGGAGGAAGGATTGTTCCGTAGAGCAAATCCTCcttagtctgaggaactgtccctttgGAATACCCCGAATTAGGGATCTGGGGTGAGCACTGTTGGACCTGAGCAGCGAGTTTCTTGAGTTCGTTTTTCTAAATACATTTGTCTGTATACTCAGATCTATGTCTATGTATAGGTGTAGATCAAGATAGTCGATTTTAGTTTCATGATAGTTATGAGAAAATTTCAAATTATAAGTATTTGCTTCCAGATATTCAAAAAAGGAGTGTAGAGTGTCAATATCACCGTTCCAAATTAATATCAAATCATCTATAAATCTACGGTAAAACATAATGTTGTGCCTAAAAGGATTCTTATCACCAAAAATGTGAATGTTCTCCCAGAAACCCATGAATAAGTTcgcatatgaaggtgcaaatgatgtgcccattgctgtgccttgtgactgtaaataatattgtttgtcaaacataaaataattatgttgtaaCAAAAACATAAGTGCATCTAGTAAAAAAGTGCTCTGTGCTAAGTTAAGGTTAGAGTGATTTAGAAAGTGACTTATAGCTTTAGTGCCCAAGGTGTGTTCAATTATTGTGTACAGTGAGGTCACATCCAATGTGACCCATATGAAAGTATTAGACCATTTTATGTTTTGAATatctagaagcaaatctgaagaaTCCCTTAAATAAGAAGGGAGTTCTTTTACAAAAGTCTGCAAGAAGTAAtcaacgtacctagatagaccatcccccaaagatccaatactagaaataataggtctgccaggagggctaaccagagatttatggatctttgggagatggtgaaaaataggcacgtTGGGAAAAGGATTATACAAATAAGCGACTTCTTGTTTTGTGAGAACACCCAGCACGCTGCCCAGGTCCAACAGGTCACGAATTTCTACCAGAAAGGCTTGTGTGGGATCTTTATCCAATTTGCAATATGATTTCACATCACTAAGCTGTCTGAGGGCTTCTAAATGATAAGCCTCTGAGTGCATCACAACCACTGCACCCCCTTTATCCGCACTTTTTATAACTATATTTGATCTTTTTTTGAGTGTGGAGAGATGTAGATGTTCCTCTTTTGTCATGTTATTAAAGGGGGGTGTGGTAAATGAGTAACCCTTGGCCATAAGTTGTAGGTCTTTCTCAACCAGTTTCTCAAATGTCTCTAAATGGGGGCCTTTTGTAAAGTTCGGGCAGAAGACTGACTTATTTCTAAAGGAAGTGTGTTTAGCTCCCGTGAGGAATGCCAGTTGTTCCTCCTTATCTATACAGTCCGCAATTTCTTCTTCACCTATAAGATCAGTGAGGTCTTGTATCGCGCCAAACTCTTTGAAAGATAGTCTTTCCCCCCGTGTGTCATCAATCACATGGTGGGGATCAATGTCCCCAGCATCTGATGGAGGAGACATGGGGATCTGAACATCCTTAGAAGAAAAGAATTTTTTCAAGGAAAGTTTTCTAATAAATCTCTGGAGATCTATAATAGTATTAAACAGATCAAAGTCATTCATAATGGCAAAATTGAGGCCCTTGTTCAGGATCGCCAGTTCTTCATCCGGGATCGGAATGCCTGAAatatttccccccacccccccccccaccttcccccccccccaccccctatccccctcctcccGGCTCATTCATTTACTtatttcttccatcttcttctgttgCCTTCTCTTTGCATTTGTGTACTCATTCTCTATGGATTCGACATTTATTGTTCTGCACAAAAATAGGAACATACTGTTCATCACTAAATATCTCTATGAATAAATCTTTGCCCTGCATATTGATTATAAATAAATTAAGGGCTAGAAGGAATTATATACTTCTGATATAACCATACACTGTATACCAATAATATACCTTAGGCTATTCCATATCCTGAATCTATCCATATGAGGAAATTGATTGCGTTGtcattgatttttgtttttatatttgtgtTGTCATTCACAATTGTATGTTATACCCTCTGTTATTTCCCCCACTCCCGCAGCTGAACGGGTAACCCTGACCACCAAAGATGCATCTCTAAATCAGTAATCTGATTGGAGACTAACTCTGACCAAACAGAAGGCTAGCTGGTATCTGCAGCTACCAGAGACGCCCCTCCGATCCAGCTCCCAGTTGGAGGTCTATTCTGACCAACCAGAGAGCTAATAGCATCCGCGCGAAAACCGCACGGCATCTCTgggaaaagtgggcggggtttc is drawn from Ascaphus truei isolate aAscTru1 chromosome 7, aAscTru1.hap1, whole genome shotgun sequence and contains these coding sequences:
- the LOC142499382 gene encoding caspase-8-like, which codes for MQHSLLSISENLDKWNVSAMKFLCKDHIVTQEITDAKQLFLCLQESDIITEGNLSFLKELLYIIHRVDLLKELGTTKEQMELSLQSSTSISSYRALLYNISEDLSKSEVDNVKFLLKMKLPKNKMEEATMLDILLELEKAGHLSKDNLEKLKNILTLIRKDLLQKVKAYENQRSEAPHLESTFEKMSVEEKAQHSTNCAAKDSPLNKQQNESLPATHAEIYKMEKKPHGWLVIMNNYNFEEARSRNVQLNDRKGTEKDAEAITDVFKARGYVIKEHKDLTGDNILEIMEKYRKLDHTERDSFVCFVLSHGDVGTVYGTDGAQVAIKKLTDPFNGQNCKSLVNKPKVFFIQACRGQDMQPPVYYHIGDNAAGYTSDAAEGHLPIMADFLTAFATVEDYTSLRHEKSGTIYIQQLCQTLESPQFHNTELLTILTHVNNKIAEMKLQISGGTQRDCTQMPSFKSELRKALILPPPTQVVFNQGS